In bacterium, the genomic window GCAGCTTGTTCGAAAGGAATAGTCAGTTCATAGTGTAAATCCTCACCGCGAGCCGGACCGCGAGAACGCCGCCTTCCGAAGGGAGAAGATGTTCCAAAAAATTCTTCAAAAATTTCAAAAGGATCGCGAAAGCCTTCGGCGCCAAAATCAACGTTAATTCCTGGTCCATAGCCGTAGGAATAACCACGCGCACCGCCGGGTGCACCCCCGGAAGAAAAGGCGGCGTGGCCGTACTGATCATAGGCAGCTTTTTTCTGCGGGTCAGAAAGGACTTGATAGGCTTCATTAATTTCCTTAAAACGTTCCTCGGCACCGGCAGTTTTGTCTACATCAGGATGATGCTTCCGTGCCTTCGTACGGTAGGATTTTTTTATGTCCGCATCAGACGCTCCCTTGGCAACGCCCAACACTTCGTAATAGTCTCTTTTTGTAGACATGATAAGTTGAGGCTAATTTTAGCAGATTGCAGCCCAATTTGCTAGCAACCAAGCTCTTTTGGTGTTTTCTTATAGGTTGTTCTTCTCTCTTGTGGTACAATCTCCCCGCAAACGCGAGACTACACCACAGGAGGAGAGCCCTTGGCAACTGTTTTTGAACGAGTCCGCAAGATCACCGTCGACCAACTCGGTGTGGAGGACGACCAAGTCACCCCTTCCGCTTCCTTCGTCGACGACCTGAACGCTGACTCACTCGATCTGGTCGAACTGATCATGTCGCTGGAAGAAGAGTTCAGCAAAGACGGGAGGGTACTTGAGGTCTCGGACGACGATGCTGAGAGGATCGCCACTGTCCAAGACGCCGTCGACTACCTCAAGGATATCGGCATCGAGGACGAATAAATCTACCCACTGCCCAACACCCACCCAACACCCGAGGGGTACTGGCTCACCTTTACCCCTCAAGCTTTTCCAAAACCTTCTTTAAAATTTTCTTATGTCCTTTGGCGTTGGGGTGAAGGCCATCAGCAAGATCATCTTTTTCTAAAACCCCAAAAAATTCTACGAAAGGTAAGTTGCTTTCTTCAGCAATTCGCTTAACTACCTCATCATATTTTTTGATTTCTTGGTTTTTGTAATACTCATCGACCTCTTCATCAACGTTAGTTAAGCCAACAATAATAATGTTTTTGGTAAAGCTCTGGACTTTTTCAAGCAATTCTTTGTATTGCTCCTGAAAGTCTGGTATTCGGGTTCCCTGTGGATTTTCAGAGTGGGGGCTATCGTTAATACCAATTGCAAGGATAACTTTTTCCGGTCTTCGTGCTTTGGCTTCGACCTCCACTCGAGAGAGAAGATGGGAAACAAAGTCTCCTGAAACACCACAATTGTAAATATAAACGTCAGGATTTTTGTTGTAGAGATGGGTTTTTAATCGTTCTACCCAACCCCCAGCTTCGGTATCAAAGGCTCCCCAAGTAATACTATCCCCGAAGACAACAACATTCATAAGAAATTATTTCTTCTCTTCGTCAACCACTTCACCTTCAACTGTTCCTGAACCCTCATCTTTTTTCCCTTCGGCTGGTGCTTCGCCTTCGGTTGGATTCTCTGTTTGTCCTTCGGCTGGTGCAGCGGCTTGTTCTTGGCTGTACATAGCTTGGCCGATTTTCAATAAGGATTGATTGAGTT contains:
- a CDS encoding acyl carrier protein, which encodes MATVFERVRKITVDQLGVEDDQVTPSASFVDDLNADSLDLVELIMSLEEEFSKDGRVLEVSDDDAERIATVQDAVDYLKDIGIEDE
- a CDS encoding GDSL-type esterase/lipase family protein, translating into MNVVVFGDSITWGAFDTEAGGWVERLKTHLYNKNPDVYIYNCGVSGDFVSHLLSRVEVEAKARRPEKVILAIGINDSPHSENPQGTRIPDFQEQYKELLEKVQSFTKNIIIVGLTNVDEEVDEYYKNQEIKKYDEVVKRIAEESNLPFVEFFGVLEKDDLADGLHPNAKGHKKILKKVLEKLEG